One window of the Shimwellia blattae DSM 4481 = NBRC 105725 genome contains the following:
- a CDS encoding YebO family protein produces the protein MNDVTPGLFSLSALIVPFITLVVGLIAWFFVNRISVRANTQIALLEALLDQQKRQNALLRRLCEAQAPQVESPSRPAAVAGDDDEEDPSLVRLVAER, from the coding sequence ATGAACGACGTTACTCCTGGTCTTTTTAGTTTATCAGCGTTAATTGTTCCATTTATTACTCTTGTTGTTGGATTGATCGCCTGGTTCTTTGTTAACCGTATTAGTGTTCGTGCTAATACCCAGATAGCGCTGCTGGAAGCGTTACTGGATCAGCAAAAGCGCCAGAATGCGTTGTTGCGCCGTTTGTGCGAAGCACAGGCCCCGCAGGTGGAATCCCCTTCGCGCCCGGCAGCTGTTGCCGGTGACGACGACGAAGAGGACCCAAGCCTGGTGCGGCTGGTGGCCGAGCGCTGA
- the kdgR gene encoding DNA-binding transcriptional regulator KdgR, whose product MAVADLDKQPDSVSSVLKVFGILQALGDEREIGITELSQRVMMSKSTVYRFLQTMKSLGYVAQEGESEKYSLTLKLFELGARALQNVDLIRSADIQMRELSRQTKETIHLGALDEDSIVYIHKIDSMYNLRMYSRIGRRNPLHSTAIGKVLLAWRDREEVKEIISHIEFTCSTPRTVKNADELLSVLDKVREQGYGEDNEEQEEGLRCIAVPVFDRFGVVIAGLSISFPTLRFSEERLSEYVAMLHHAARTISAQMGYHDYPF is encoded by the coding sequence ATGGCTGTCGCGGATTTGGATAAACAACCGGACTCGGTTTCGTCTGTCCTGAAGGTATTTGGCATCCTGCAGGCACTGGGGGATGAGCGCGAGATTGGTATCACCGAATTATCACAACGCGTAATGATGTCTAAGAGCACAGTGTACCGTTTTCTCCAGACAATGAAATCATTAGGTTATGTGGCCCAGGAAGGGGAATCAGAAAAATATTCTCTGACGCTCAAGCTGTTCGAGCTTGGGGCGCGGGCGTTGCAAAACGTTGATTTAATTCGTAGTGCCGATATTCAGATGCGTGAACTCTCCCGCCAGACTAAGGAGACCATCCACCTGGGAGCGCTGGATGAAGACAGCATCGTCTACATCCATAAAATTGATTCCATGTACAACCTGCGCATGTACTCGCGCATCGGGCGTCGTAACCCGCTGCACAGTACCGCTATCGGTAAGGTGCTGCTGGCCTGGCGTGACCGGGAAGAAGTAAAAGAGATTATTTCGCATATCGAATTTACCTGCAGCACCCCGCGCACGGTGAAAAATGCCGACGAGCTGCTGAGCGTGCTGGACAAAGTGCGTGAGCAGGGATACGGCGAAGATAACGAAGAGCAGGAAGAAGGGCTGCGCTGCATTGCCGTGCCGGTGTTTGACCGGTTTGGCGTGGTGATCGCCGGGCTGAGCATCTCTTTCCCGACGCTGCGCTTCTCAGAAGAGCGCCTGAGCGAGTATGTGGCTATGCTGCATCACGCCGCGCGGACTATCTCCGCACAGATGGGCTACCACGACTATCCGTTCTGA
- the htpX gene encoding protease HtpX: MMRIGLFLLTNLAVMVVFGLVLSLTGIQSGSVQGLLIMALLFGFGGSIVSLLMSKWMALKSVGGEVIEQPRNDTERWLLDTVARQSQQAGIAMPQVAIYHAPDINAFATGARRDASLVAVSTGLLQNMNQDEAEAVIAHEISHVANGDMVTMTLIQGVVNTFVIFISRIIAQIAAGFLSGNRDEGEESNGNPFIYFAVATVLELVFGILASIITMWFSRHREFYADAGSAKLVGREKMIAALQRLKTSYEPQEASSMMAFCINGKSKSLSELFMTHPPLDKRIEALRSGQYIK; encoded by the coding sequence ATGATGAGAATCGGGCTTTTCCTGCTGACCAACCTGGCGGTCATGGTCGTATTCGGGCTGGTGCTAAGCCTGACAGGTATTCAGTCGGGCAGTGTTCAGGGCCTGCTGATTATGGCGCTGTTATTTGGTTTTGGCGGCTCCATTGTTTCTTTGCTGATGTCCAAATGGATGGCGCTGAAGTCTGTGGGTGGCGAAGTTATCGAACAGCCGCGCAACGACACCGAACGCTGGCTGCTGGACACCGTTGCGCGCCAGTCTCAGCAGGCGGGGATCGCCATGCCGCAGGTCGCCATCTACCATGCGCCGGATATTAACGCCTTTGCTACCGGGGCCCGCCGCGACGCGTCGCTGGTGGCCGTCAGCACCGGGCTTTTGCAGAACATGAACCAGGACGAAGCCGAAGCGGTTATCGCCCACGAAATCAGCCATGTGGCAAACGGTGACATGGTCACCATGACCCTTATCCAGGGGGTGGTGAACACCTTCGTTATCTTCATTTCGCGCATTATCGCCCAGATTGCGGCGGGCTTTTTGTCCGGCAACCGGGATGAAGGCGAAGAGAGCAACGGCAACCCGTTTATCTACTTTGCCGTGGCGACGGTGCTGGAGCTGGTGTTCGGGATCCTGGCGAGCATTATCACCATGTGGTTCTCCCGCCACCGCGAATTCTACGCCGATGCGGGCTCCGCGAAGCTGGTGGGGCGCGAGAAGATGATCGCCGCCCTCCAGCGCCTGAAAACCAGTTATGAGCCGCAGGAGGCCAGCAGCATGATGGCGTTCTGCATTAACGGTAAGTCTAAATCGCTCAGTGAGTTGTTTATGACTCACCCGCCGCTGGATAAGCGCATTGAAGCGCTGCGCAGCGGCCAGTATATTAAATAA
- the proQ gene encoding RNA chaperone ProQ produces the protein MENQPKLNSSKEVIAFLAERFPQCFSAEGEARPLKIGIFQDLVARVEGELNLSKTQLRSALRLYTSSWRYLYGVKAGATRVDLDGNPCGVLDEQHVEHARKQLEEAKARVQAQRAEQQAKKREAAAQEGSGDAARRERKPRPAAPRRKEGSEARKPRAAKPAAKAARPVREEHHTPVTDTSALTVGQALKVKAGNNAMDATVQEVTKDGVRVQLASGMSMIVRAEHLVF, from the coding sequence ATGGAAAATCAACCTAAGTTGAATAGCAGTAAAGAAGTTATCGCCTTCCTGGCGGAACGTTTTCCCCAGTGCTTTAGCGCAGAAGGTGAAGCTCGCCCCCTGAAAATCGGTATTTTTCAGGACTTAGTTGCACGCGTAGAAGGGGAACTGAACCTCAGTAAGACCCAGCTGCGTTCGGCTCTGCGTCTGTATACCTCCAGCTGGCGCTATCTGTATGGCGTTAAAGCGGGGGCCACCCGTGTTGATCTGGACGGTAACCCGTGCGGTGTGCTGGACGAGCAGCATGTAGAACACGCCCGTAAGCAACTGGAAGAGGCGAAAGCCCGTGTCCAGGCTCAGCGTGCAGAGCAGCAGGCCAAAAAACGTGAGGCCGCCGCCCAGGAAGGTTCCGGGGATGCAGCGCGCCGTGAGCGTAAACCGCGCCCTGCAGCTCCGCGCCGCAAAGAGGGGAGTGAAGCCCGTAAGCCCCGCGCCGCTAAGCCTGCCGCTAAAGCCGCCCGCCCGGTTCGCGAAGAGCACCATACGCCTGTGACCGACACTTCCGCACTGACTGTAGGCCAGGCGCTGAAAGTGAAAGCGGGGAATAACGCGATGGACGCAACCGTGCAGGAAGTTACCAAAGATGGCGTCCGTGTACAGCTGGCTTCTGGTATGTCGATGATTGTACGCGCAGAACATCTCGTGTTCTGA
- the ftsI gene encoding peptidoglycan glycosyltransferase FtsI translates to MNRRKGEPARHNFVQWRFGLLCVAISLSLAFLLGRVGWLQVVHPGRLVREEDMRSLRDLPIDVPRGMIEDRNGEPLAVSVPVDAIWVDPKILREKGGVSVTPRWQALANVLHIPLNEIMHKIARNQNGRFIYLARQLDPQQAEYIQRLKLPGVNLNKESRRFYPAGRVASNLIGFTNIDDQGIEGIEKSFNGQLTGKPGEREVRRDRFGRVIENITEQPASPAHNIMLSIDKRLQTVTEDALSNAVSWNKAESGAAVLLDVQTGEVLAMASYPTYNPNNRAGAKLDDFRNRAISDTFEPGSTVKPMVIMTALQQGIVRPDAVLDTRPYMLAGHQIHDVGYYPELTLTGILQKSSDTGVSRLSLAMPVQKLLDTYEGFGFGARTDTGLTGESSGQLPHRRYWSELDRATFSFGYGLMVTPLQLAHVYATIGSFGIARPLSITRVDPPVEGHRVMAADIVRQVEHMMESVALPGGGGTRAAVKNYRVAVKTGTAKKIGADGHYVDKYIAYTAGVAPASQPRFALAVVINDPENGKYYGGAVSAPVFSQIMGDVLRLENVAPDGLASGAGNLLVLRHTDPAHPAL, encoded by the coding sequence GTGAACAGAAGAAAAGGGGAGCCGGCGCGGCATAACTTTGTTCAGTGGCGTTTTGGTCTGCTGTGTGTGGCGATAAGCCTAAGCCTTGCGTTTTTACTGGGGCGGGTAGGGTGGCTCCAGGTGGTGCACCCGGGCAGGCTGGTCAGGGAAGAGGATATGCGTTCGCTGCGCGATCTGCCCATCGACGTGCCGCGGGGGATGATTGAAGATCGCAACGGCGAGCCGCTGGCCGTCAGCGTACCGGTGGATGCCATCTGGGTCGATCCGAAAATTTTACGCGAAAAAGGCGGCGTGAGCGTCACACCGCGCTGGCAGGCGCTGGCGAATGTGTTGCATATCCCGCTCAACGAGATTATGCACAAAATTGCCCGCAACCAGAACGGCCGGTTTATCTACCTGGCCCGCCAGCTGGATCCGCAGCAGGCTGAATACATTCAGCGCCTGAAACTGCCCGGGGTGAACCTGAACAAAGAGTCCCGGCGGTTCTACCCGGCAGGGCGCGTGGCCTCTAACCTGATTGGTTTCACCAACATTGACGACCAGGGCATTGAGGGCATCGAAAAAAGTTTCAACGGGCAGTTGACCGGGAAACCCGGGGAGCGGGAAGTCCGCCGGGATCGCTTCGGGCGCGTGATTGAAAACATTACCGAGCAGCCCGCCAGCCCGGCGCACAATATCATGCTGAGTATCGACAAGCGTCTACAGACGGTGACGGAAGATGCCCTGAGCAACGCAGTAAGCTGGAACAAGGCGGAATCCGGCGCAGCCGTATTGCTTGATGTGCAGACCGGCGAAGTCCTCGCCATGGCCAGCTACCCGACCTACAACCCGAATAACCGGGCCGGGGCGAAACTGGACGATTTTCGCAACCGCGCCATCAGCGACACCTTTGAACCGGGCTCCACCGTGAAGCCTATGGTTATCATGACGGCGCTACAGCAGGGAATTGTCCGGCCCGATGCGGTGCTCGACACCCGGCCCTATATGCTTGCGGGCCACCAGATCCACGATGTGGGCTATTACCCGGAGCTGACCCTGACCGGGATCCTGCAAAAATCCAGCGATACGGGCGTTTCCCGCCTGTCGCTGGCTATGCCGGTGCAGAAACTGCTCGACACCTATGAAGGGTTTGGCTTCGGGGCCCGCACCGACACCGGGCTGACCGGGGAGAGCAGCGGCCAGTTACCGCACCGCCGGTACTGGAGCGAGCTGGACCGGGCGACATTCTCCTTCGGCTACGGGCTGATGGTGACCCCGCTACAGCTGGCCCATGTCTATGCCACCATCGGCAGCTTTGGCATTGCCCGCCCGCTCTCCATTACCCGGGTTGATCCGCCGGTAGAAGGCCACCGGGTTATGGCGGCAGATATTGTGCGCCAGGTCGAACATATGATGGAGAGCGTAGCCCTGCCCGGCGGCGGGGGAACCCGGGCGGCGGTCAAAAACTACCGGGTGGCGGTGAAAACCGGCACGGCGAAAAAAATCGGTGCAGACGGCCACTACGTGGATAAATACATTGCCTATACAGCAGGGGTAGCCCCGGCCAGCCAGCCGCGTTTCGCCCTGGCGGTAGTGATTAACGATCCGGAAAACGGCAAATACTACGGCGGGGCCGTATCGGCCCCGGTCTTCAGCCAGATCATGGGCGATGTGCTGCGCCTGGAAAACGTTGCCCCGGACGGCCTTGCCAGCGGAGCCGGTAATCTGCTGGTGCTGAGGCACACGGATCCCGCACATCCGGCCCTGTAA
- a CDS encoding YobH family protein, with amino-acid sequence MRMIIRIVMLIALLWVGLLLSGYGVLIGSTQNAAGFGLQCKYMTARDTVSVQYLHTESGIIGITDCPVLRKTTEVVDHG; translated from the coding sequence ATGCGCATGATAATTCGGATTGTTATGCTGATCGCCCTGCTGTGGGTGGGTCTGCTGCTGAGTGGTTATGGGGTGCTGATTGGCAGTACCCAGAACGCGGCCGGTTTTGGCCTGCAGTGTAAATATATGACGGCCCGGGATACGGTGAGTGTCCAGTATCTGCATACGGAAAGCGGCATCATCGGCATTACGGACTGCCCGGTGTTGCGTAAAACAACGGAAGTGGTGGATCACGGCTGA
- the prc gene encoding carboxy terminal-processing peptidase, with amino-acid sequence MNKLVKLTAIASLLSLAGSALAVENNITRAEQLPVLKEEPQHATVSERVTSRFTRSHYRQFDLDQAFSAKIFDRYLNLLDYSHNVLLASDIAQFASRKGTLGDEFRSGKLDVFYNLYNLAQKRRFERYQYALKVLERPMDFTGNDTFNLDRSKSPWPTTEAELNQLWDGKVKYDELSLKLTGKTDAEIRETLTKRYKFAIRRLAQTNSEDVFSLAMTAFAHEIDPHTNYLSPRNTEQFNTEMSLSLEGIGAVLQMDDDYTVINSLVAGGPAAKSKAISVGDRIVGVGQPGQTMQDVIGWRLDDVVALIKGPKGSKVRLEVQPSGKGSKSRIVTLTRERIRLEDRAVKMSVKTVGKEKVGVLDIPGFYVGLTDDVKVQLQKLEKQNVSSVVIDLRANGGGALTEAVSLSGLFIPGGPVVQVRDNNGKVREDSDTDGAVYYKGPLVVLVDRFSASASEIFAAAMQDYGRALIVGEPTFGKGTVQQYRSLNRIYDQMLRPEWPALGSVQYTIQKFYRINGGSTQRKGVTPDLLMPTGNEVTETGEKDEDNALPWDSINAATYTVSGDLKPFDAELLKLHQARIAKDPEFQYIMKDIARYNAMKERRNIVSLNYAQREKESQEDDAIRLSRINDRYKRAGKPELKKLDDLPKDYQEPDPYLDETVKIALDLAHMEKSNPPASPAPVK; translated from the coding sequence ATGAACAAACTTGTTAAGCTGACCGCTATCGCCAGCCTTTTATCGCTGGCCGGTAGCGCGTTGGCTGTTGAAAATAACATTACCCGTGCAGAGCAGTTGCCTGTTCTTAAAGAAGAGCCGCAACATGCGACGGTCAGTGAACGGGTGACATCCCGTTTTACCCGCTCCCATTATCGCCAGTTTGATCTTGATCAGGCGTTTTCGGCAAAGATTTTTGACCGCTATCTGAATTTACTGGACTACAGCCACAATGTGCTGCTGGCCAGCGATATTGCCCAGTTTGCCTCCCGCAAGGGAACACTCGGAGATGAGTTTCGCTCCGGCAAGCTGGATGTCTTTTATAATCTCTACAATCTGGCGCAAAAACGCCGCTTTGAGCGCTATCAGTATGCGCTGAAGGTGCTGGAACGGCCGATGGACTTCACCGGCAACGACACCTTTAATCTGGATCGCAGCAAATCCCCCTGGCCTACCACAGAAGCGGAACTGAACCAGCTGTGGGACGGCAAAGTGAAATACGATGAGCTGAGCCTGAAACTCACCGGGAAAACCGACGCAGAAATCAGAGAAACGCTCACAAAACGCTATAAATTCGCCATCCGCCGGCTGGCCCAGACCAATAGCGAAGATGTGTTCTCCCTGGCGATGACGGCATTTGCCCACGAAATTGACCCGCACACCAACTATCTCTCCCCGCGCAATACCGAACAGTTTAATACCGAAATGAGCCTGTCTCTGGAAGGTATCGGCGCGGTACTGCAGATGGACGACGACTACACGGTTATCAACTCCCTGGTGGCCGGTGGCCCGGCGGCGAAAAGTAAAGCGATAAGTGTCGGCGACCGGATTGTCGGTGTTGGCCAGCCAGGCCAGACCATGCAGGACGTGATTGGCTGGCGTCTGGACGACGTTGTGGCGCTGATCAAAGGGCCGAAGGGCAGTAAAGTGCGCCTGGAAGTGCAGCCCAGCGGCAAAGGCAGCAAGTCACGTATTGTCACGCTGACCCGCGAACGCATTCGCCTGGAAGACCGGGCGGTGAAAATGTCCGTGAAGACCGTGGGCAAAGAGAAGGTCGGGGTGCTGGATATTCCGGGCTTCTACGTGGGCCTGACGGATGATGTCAAAGTGCAGCTGCAGAAGCTGGAAAAACAGAACGTCTCCAGCGTGGTTATCGATTTGCGGGCGAACGGCGGCGGTGCGCTGACGGAAGCCGTCTCCCTCTCCGGGTTGTTTATTCCCGGCGGGCCGGTGGTGCAGGTGCGCGACAACAACGGCAAAGTGCGTGAAGACAGCGATACCGACGGTGCAGTCTATTACAAAGGGCCGCTGGTCGTGCTGGTGGACCGCTTCAGTGCTTCTGCCTCGGAAATTTTTGCCGCCGCCATGCAGGATTACGGCCGGGCGCTGATTGTGGGCGAGCCCACCTTCGGTAAAGGCACCGTGCAGCAGTACCGCTCCCTGAACCGAATCTATGACCAGATGCTGCGCCCGGAATGGCCGGCCCTGGGCTCGGTACAGTACACCATTCAGAAGTTTTACCGGATCAACGGCGGCAGCACCCAGCGTAAAGGGGTCACCCCCGACTTGCTGATGCCGACCGGCAATGAAGTGACGGAAACCGGTGAAAAAGATGAAGATAACGCGCTGCCCTGGGACAGCATCAACGCGGCGACTTATACCGTCTCTGGCGATCTGAAGCCTTTTGACGCTGAGCTGCTGAAACTGCACCAGGCGCGTATTGCCAAAGATCCTGAGTTCCAGTACATCATGAAGGATATCGCCCGGTATAATGCCATGAAAGAGCGGCGTAATATCGTGTCGCTGAACTACGCGCAGCGTGAGAAAGAGAGCCAGGAAGATGATGCTATCCGCCTGTCGCGTATCAATGACCGCTATAAGCGCGCAGGGAAACCGGAGCTGAAAAAACTTGATGATCTGCCGAAGGATTATCAGGAGCCGGATCCGTATCTTGACGAGACCGTGAAGATTGCGCTGGATCTGGCCCATATGGAAAAAAGTAACCCGCCAGCCTCTCCGGCGCCGGTGAAATAA
- a CDS encoding DUF2627 domain-containing protein codes for MCGIFSKEVQSKHVVVEYRFSAEPYISASSSNVSVLSKLCLRAKNTL; via the coding sequence ATGTGTGGCATTTTCAGTAAAGAAGTTCAGAGTAAACACGTTGTCGTTGAATACCGCTTCTCTGCCGAACCTTATATTAGTGCCTCAAGCAGCAATGTCTCTGTTTTATCTAAGTTATGCCTGCGGGCAAAGAATACACTCTAA
- the cspE gene encoding transcription antiterminator/RNA stability regulator CspE produces the protein MAKIKGQVKWFNESKGFGFITPADGSKDVFVHFSAIQGNGFKTLAEGQNVEFEIQDGQKGPAAVNVTAI, from the coding sequence ATGGCAAAGATTAAAGGTCAAGTTAAGTGGTTCAACGAATCCAAAGGTTTTGGCTTCATTACTCCGGCTGACGGCAGCAAAGACGTGTTCGTACACTTCTCTGCAATCCAGGGTAACGGCTTCAAAACTCTGGCTGAAGGCCAGAACGTTGAATTCGAAATCCAGGACGGCCAGAAAGGTCCGGCTGCTGTTAACGTAACAGCTATCTGA
- a CDS encoding MFS transporter → MKQHISTRPDSADGLPVPQRYFAILTVILGLTISVLDGAIANVALPTIAVDLQASAAKSIWIVNAYQIAIVTSLLSLSFIGDMIGYRRVYQYGLVLFTCTSLFCALSTSLEMLTLARVLQGLGGAALMSVNTALIRLIWPQRLLGAGMGINSFVVAVSSAAGPTLAAAVLSVASWKWLFLINIPVGIVALILAVKYLPANPPSAIRPRFDIPSALMNALTFGLLVIALSSFAQGQSWTIVGAELAALLIIGTLFVRRQLTMPVPLLPVDLLRIPVFALSMCTSVCSFTAQMLALVALPFYLQGALGRSEVEAGLLLTPWPLATMVMAPLAGLLIGRIHGGLLGSAGMSIMAVGLFALAMLPASPTDGDIIWRMALCGAGFGLFQSPNNHTIVSSAPPHRSGGASGMLGTARLLGQSAGAALVALLFNLFTTNGSHYCLLLAGGFALTAVVVSGLRATRHVARP, encoded by the coding sequence GTGAAACAACACATATCAACACGCCCGGACTCCGCTGACGGACTCCCGGTTCCGCAACGTTATTTTGCCATCCTGACGGTTATTCTCGGGCTGACCATCTCCGTGCTCGATGGCGCCATCGCCAACGTGGCCCTTCCCACCATCGCGGTGGATCTCCAGGCCAGCGCGGCCAAATCTATCTGGATCGTTAACGCCTACCAGATTGCCATTGTCACCTCGCTGCTCTCGCTCTCTTTTATTGGCGACATGATTGGTTACCGGCGGGTCTATCAGTATGGTCTGGTGCTTTTTACCTGCACCTCGCTGTTTTGTGCCCTGTCGACCTCGCTGGAGATGCTTACCCTGGCCCGGGTGTTGCAGGGGCTTGGCGGTGCCGCGCTGATGAGTGTCAACACCGCGCTTATCCGGCTTATCTGGCCCCAGCGCCTTCTGGGGGCAGGTATGGGGATCAACTCTTTTGTGGTGGCAGTCTCGTCGGCCGCCGGTCCGACCCTCGCGGCGGCCGTGTTGTCGGTCGCCTCCTGGAAGTGGCTGTTCCTGATTAATATTCCGGTCGGGATCGTCGCCCTGATTCTGGCGGTTAAATATCTCCCTGCTAACCCCCCGTCCGCCATCAGACCGCGCTTTGATATTCCCAGTGCGCTGATGAACGCGCTGACCTTCGGGTTGCTGGTGATTGCCCTCAGCAGCTTTGCTCAGGGGCAGTCCTGGACGATTGTCGGTGCGGAGCTGGCGGCGTTGCTGATTATCGGCACCCTGTTTGTGCGCCGCCAGTTAACCATGCCTGTGCCGCTGTTACCGGTTGATTTGCTGCGTATTCCGGTTTTCGCTCTTTCCATGTGCACCTCTGTCTGCTCGTTTACCGCCCAGATGCTGGCGCTGGTGGCGCTGCCTTTTTACTTGCAGGGAGCACTGGGGCGCAGCGAGGTAGAGGCCGGGTTATTGCTTACCCCCTGGCCGCTGGCAACCATGGTGATGGCCCCTCTGGCCGGTCTGCTGATCGGGCGCATTCACGGCGGGCTGCTGGGCTCTGCCGGTATGAGTATCATGGCTGTGGGGCTGTTTGCCCTGGCAATGCTGCCCGCCAGCCCGACAGACGGCGATATTATCTGGCGCATGGCCCTGTGCGGTGCCGGGTTTGGTCTGTTTCAGTCGCCCAATAACCATACTATTGTTTCAAGCGCGCCGCCCCACCGCAGCGGTGGGGCCAGCGGTATGCTGGGCACCGCACGCCTGCTGGGCCAGAGCGCCGGGGCCGCCCTGGTGGCCCTGCTGTTTAACCTGTTTACCACCAACGGCAGCCATTACTGTCTGCTGCTGGCAGGCGGGTTTGCACTAACGGCGGTGGTTGTCAGCGGGTTGCGGGCGACCCGGCACGTTGCCCGCCCGTAA
- the yebS gene encoding membrane integrity lipid transport subunit YebS, with the protein MAIKPTYIPDGKPLRLDKIGVALPRPRYQRCLSCDALYLLPTVKCTQNAWCPRCHAKVHNGMDWSLTRLAAMALTMLLLMPFAWSEPLLRIWLLGAHSDASLLQGVWQMAHQGDVITAAMVLFCSVAAPVILVVAIGYLWLGNILNMNLRPILLMLDRLKEWVMLDIYLVGIMVASIKVQDYAWIQPGTGLFAFVSLTILSVMTVIHLNTEELWTRFYPQPAARYNTDKLCVCIGCEYTGLPDARGRCQRCHSPLRARKKNSLQKTWAALICSIIFLVPANLLPISVVYVNGARQEDTIISGVLSLAQDNIAVAGVVFVASILVPFLKVIVLLTLLLSIHFRCQRGLKSRILLLRFITWVGRWSMLDLFVISLTMSLINRDQLLAFTMGPAAFWFGSAVIFTILAVQWLDSRLLWDAHESANARFTD; encoded by the coding sequence ATGGCAATAAAACCCACCTATATTCCCGACGGCAAGCCACTGCGGCTGGATAAAATCGGCGTTGCCCTTCCCCGGCCGCGTTACCAGCGCTGCCTGTCCTGCGATGCGCTCTACCTGCTCCCGACAGTAAAATGTACCCAGAATGCCTGGTGCCCCCGCTGCCACGCGAAAGTGCACAACGGTATGGACTGGTCTCTGACCCGTCTGGCGGCCATGGCGCTGACCATGCTGCTGCTGATGCCCTTCGCCTGGAGCGAGCCGCTGTTGCGTATCTGGCTGCTCGGGGCCCACAGCGATGCCAGCCTGTTGCAGGGGGTCTGGCAAATGGCCCACCAGGGGGATGTGATCACCGCCGCGATGGTGCTGTTCTGCTCCGTTGCCGCGCCGGTTATCCTGGTGGTGGCTATCGGCTATTTGTGGCTGGGGAATATCCTCAATATGAACCTGCGCCCGATCCTGCTGATGCTCGACCGGCTCAAAGAGTGGGTCATGCTGGATATCTATCTGGTAGGTATTATGGTGGCCTCCATCAAAGTCCAGGATTATGCCTGGATCCAGCCCGGCACCGGCCTGTTTGCCTTTGTCTCCCTGACTATCCTCAGCGTGATGACCGTTATCCACCTGAATACCGAAGAGCTGTGGACGCGTTTTTACCCTCAGCCCGCCGCCCGCTATAACACCGACAAGCTGTGTGTCTGTATTGGTTGCGAATATACCGGCCTGCCCGATGCCCGGGGCCGCTGCCAGCGCTGCCACAGCCCGCTGCGGGCGCGCAAAAAAAACAGCCTGCAGAAAACCTGGGCGGCGCTGATTTGCTCCATCATTTTTCTGGTTCCGGCCAACCTGCTGCCCATTTCCGTGGTGTATGTGAACGGCGCGCGCCAGGAGGACACCATCATCTCCGGGGTTCTCTCTCTGGCCCAGGATAATATCGCTGTGGCCGGGGTGGTGTTTGTGGCCAGTATCCTGGTGCCCTTTTTAAAAGTGATTGTGCTGCTCACCCTGTTGCTGAGTATTCATTTCCGCTGCCAGCGCGGGCTGAAGAGCCGCATCCTGTTACTGCGCTTTATCACCTGGGTCGGCCGCTGGTCGATGCTGGATCTGTTTGTCATTTCACTTACCATGTCGCTTATCAACCGCGATCAATTATTGGCTTTTACCATGGGACCCGCTGCGTTCTGGTTTGGATCCGCAGTGATTTTCACTATTCTTGCTGTGCAATGGCTGGACAGCCGATTACTTTGGGATGCACATGAGTCAGCAAATGCCCGCTTCACCGACTGA
- the mgrB gene encoding PhoP/PhoQ regulator MgrB: MAVCFLLWTQTLNVMCDQDVQFYSGVCMINRFIPW; encoded by the coding sequence ATGGCGGTTTGCTTTCTGCTCTGGACGCAAACGCTGAACGTGATGTGCGACCAGGATGTTCAGTTTTACAGTGGTGTCTGCATGATTAACCGGTTTATCCCCTGGTAG